The Suricata suricatta isolate VVHF042 chromosome 16, meerkat_22Aug2017_6uvM2_HiC, whole genome shotgun sequence genome contains the following window.
acagctcagaggctggaggctgcttctcattctgtgtctccctctctctgtccctcctctgctcacactatgtgtctctcaaataagtaaacattaaaaaaattacaaagatgtGTGGTCAGTATGAGGAAGCATGAGAGTCTAGAATCCTGGTTCAAGCATGCTTGTTCGCTGTAAGTCATCCCCACCACCcctctcatctgaaaaatgggtggGTGGGAGTCCAGGTGGGTTGGGGTGGAGGTTTCTGGGCGAGGGAGACTGGGAGCTAGTGGGCCCTGGGTGCGGCCCCTCCCGCTAATGCCCCAGAGCCAATGAGAATCGATCCGGTCCCATCACCGCCCCCGGTTCCCCACGCGGCTCTCCGCTTGCTTAGCAACCAGGGAAGGTCAGGAAGAGAACATGCGCTCCGTCTCTGCGGGCCCGGTAAGTACCTGCCCGCCGGGACCCGCGGGAGGCTCTCCTGTCTCCGCCCCCTACCCCAACCCCGGCGGGGTCGCAGCTCCCAACTCTGGTCCCTCTCCGGGCCCCGAGCGCGGAATCCTGCCGGGACGCTTGGCAACCGTTGCTAAGGCCGggggcaggccccgcccccaatGGGCGACAGCCTGACGTCACTTCCGCAGGCGACCCCTTCCAGACCCTGCTGCCCCCACACCTAGTGGAAGGACCGAAGCCACCTGCAGAGGTTCTTGCTGGTGCCCGCTCCTGCGGCGCGGGCCGGGGACGACTGTGGGGCAGGGAGCGTGGTCTATGCCTTGGCTGGGCCGGCGGGTGGGGGGCCGTTCCGCTGACTCCCCAGGACAGTCCCTGAGCTTGGGAGCGAGTCCCGGCTTGCAGGGCGCTGACGTCTGCAGGGCGTTTAGGGGTTACTGGTGGAGCACAGCGGCGGGCGAGGGGCGGGGGGCCGGGAGACTTGACGAAGGTCGCTGGGTGGAGGGTGATTCCGGTACTGCGCTCGCTTGGGGGTCCGGAGCGTTCCCAGTGTCCTGATCTGGGAcacgctgctgctgctggtccccTTCCCTGGGTCGCAGTGGGGACCAGAGGTGCCCTTCGGTGACCTGCTTGTTTTCACCAGGTGCACGCTTGCTCCCTTCGGGGACGCGGGAGCCTGGGGGCTGCCATGGCCCCCAGCCACCTGTCAGTGCGGGAAATGAGGGAAGATGAGAAACCCCTGGTTCTGGAGATGCTGAAGGTGAGAGcggaggggagggcgggggggcgGCACTGAGGGCCGCTTCAGCCCTTCCGGGACTCCTGGGAAGGAATCTCTCCCTCCTCAGCGGCTTTCTGGCtcagtctcttctctttctagtgCGTTCTTCTACCCTTAGGGTCAGAAAGGTTTTTCACAGCTGGAGGGCTGTGGGTTGTCCCCAGCACAACTCCCTCCCTCATCTCGGACATTGAGTCTGCTCTGCACCAGCCCGCTGAGCCCATCCTtaccccctccgccccccccccccatcactgtccagagcagagccctggggccccCGCCTGGGACTGCATCCCTCCCCTCCCAAGTCCCAGCTCCTGCCGTGCAGAGCTGGCTGCTGCTCCAAACTGGGGCCGTCCTCCGTCCTATTCCGGCCTCAGCCTTCCCTGGAGCCTTGCACCTGCAGCCGCCCTGAACTGGGTGTCCCTCACAGCTCCTGATGCACTCACTCAGTCCAGGGGCCTGGAGCAGATGGGGTTCTGTCCCCTGCCTGTTCCTTGGTTGCAGGGCCCCTGCCCGTCTAGGAGCCTCTGCCCCAGCATTGtccattctctctgctccccgaTTTCTCTTGCCACCGGGGCCCCCTCCTCTGACTGCTCCTTCTGCCCACAGGCTGGCGTGAAGGACACAGAGAACCGCGTGGCCCTGCATGCCCTGACACGGCCACCAGCCCTGCTCCTCCTGGCCGCGGCCAGCAGCGGCCTGCGCTTCGTGCTGGCCTCCTTCGCCCTGGCCCTTCTCCTGCCCGTGTTCCTGGCCGTGGCGGCCATGAAGCTGGGCCTTCGGGCCCGATGGGGCTCGCTGCCCCCGCCGAGCGGCctgggggggccctgggtggcggTGCGCAGCTCGGGTGACGTGTGTGGGGTGctggccctggccccaggctccagTGCCGGGGACGGGGCCCGGGTCACCCGCCTCTCTGTCTCCCGCTGGCACCGCCGCCGAGGTGTGGGCAGGCGGCTGCTGGCCTTTGCCGAGTCCCGGGCTCGAGCCTGGGCGGGAGGCATGGGGGAGACCCGGGCCCGGCTCGTGGTCCCGGTGGCTGTAGCAGCTTGGGGTGTGGCGGGGATGCTGGAGGGGTGCGGCTACCAGGCGGAGGGCAGCTGGGGCTGCATGGGCTACACGCTCGTAAGAGAGTTCAGCAAGGACCTGTGACTGGACCCGGCCGGGAGGGAGAGCCCTTAGCGAGCCCTCCCTCTGGGAACCCCCAGCCCTCTGGGGGCCACAGACGGGCCTGCAGAGAGCAGGACGCCCCACTGCGGGCTGGTGTCTGGCTGTAGTGCGTGAACTTCTCAGGCCAACCTGTCCGGGGTTGTGCAGTCTGTCCGCAAGGCTGCCCCGTGCGTGGTgcgggcaggaggagaggggccgGACGAGCGTGCCTCTGTGGGTTAAGACTTGGGGCAGGGGCACCCCAAGTGGGGGACACGGCCCTCCTGGGAACAGGCTGAAGTGCGATGACTGGAGGGGATGAACGGAGCctctgcaggggagggtcatCGGCTCAGAGAGGCCCCGGCAGGGACGGGGTGGGCACAGGGTGGGCCCCGGGCAGGCCCCTCCTGGGATGGTGAGCCGAGAGGAGCAGCCACACCCAGCTGGTTTTTCACACCCGACTGTTAATAAAGCCCCGTCTCGCTCTCTCTGATGCCTTTTCCAGTCCGTCTCTGCACACCACCCCCCTCCGTCTGTCTGGcttctccttttccctcagtTGACATTAATTGTTGCTGGGGGTGCTGGACGGGGAGAAGGGGCGGCGATGAGCTCACGGCAGCCCCGCGGCCTGCCAGCCTCTGACTCACGCTCCCCATTACCGAATTTTTTCCACCTCACAGCTGCCTGGTGCAGggctagtgggggtggggggagcaagtgagtgtgtgtgtgtgtgtgtgtgtgtgtgtgtgtgtgtgtgtgtgtgtggcgtcCCCCTCCCTCAACCAAGACTGGACCCCAAGTCCTGCTTACCCGCCCTGCAGCTCCCTGGAGTTCAACCGCAGCTCCCACAGATGGGGGCCCGAAGGGTTTGCATTCAACTCCCCCAGGGAAACAGAAAGGTTTCTCAGTCTCCTTTTCCAATCAGGAAGTCCTTCCTGGTGTCTGGCTGCAAGCCTTCTTGCTGCTGAACCGTGAGCCCCAGATGTGCCGAGTCCCCAGCCCAGCTGCTAGTTTGAATCCACTCTCAATGTGCCCCGCCTGGTCCCCCCCATGTTCCCTGGCTAGACAAGAGAGGAGGCAGACGGGTGGGTGCTGGTGCGTGTccccctcagcctcctcccccccaccccccaacctccaCCCTGGAGCATCTCTAAGCACAGCGGGGCGCCTGGCCGGGAGTCTCCCGCTCCCTGTGGGAGTTTGAAGTTGgacaccctccctcccccgccgccACCCCCTTCCTCGCCAGGTCTCAGCTGCTGGCTGgccaaccccccctcccccctcctgtcccctgctgCTGCCGCCTCGCAGgcagcctctctcttccttctggcaAAGTGTCCAgcccctgcctgctcctccccagtCCAGGGCGCCTCTGGCAGgcgcttccttccctccctcgctccttccctcccttcggTGGCCgcagcctcctcccctctccGGCTTGTGTCCCCTTTCACCCCGTCCCTGCCCTGGACTCTGCAAACATGAGGGTCTTGGCCTGCCTTATCGGTGAGTGACCCCTTCTCCTTGGGGACTCGGGGACCTCTGACCCCTGAGCTCATCCACTTGAACCAACCCAGACTTCCGGGACCCTGACCCTGGTGCTTGGGATAAGAGATATCTGGTCCTCCTTGCCTGATCCCCCGCAGGGCcccagcctgcttcacatccAGTCCTCCCCTCTTAGGACCCCAGGGATCTACCCTCCTCCCCCACGGGCCCAGGCCCTAGGGGGGGGTCACCCACCGTTTGACCTTAGCTCCCTGGGGGGAGCAGAAagcctggctcccagccctgACCTGAGGCATGTGGGGCCCCGCCATCTCAGGGACCTGAGTCTTGCCCAGACCCTTACCCGGAGCCCTGCCTCCCAGTAGTGGGGTTTCTGGTTCAGAGGTGTGCACACTGTGTGCATGCGGGcctgtgtgcacgcacacgtgaGGTGGGGTATTTAAGACAAGGGGTCTGCCCTGGAGAAAGCACCCCCTTCTGGCCTGCCCTCACTCTACTCTACTCCACCCCCCCTTCCAGCAGCTCTAATGGGGATCCAAGCTGTTGGTAAGTGGCCCTGACCTCGCACAGTTCCgacccacccctgcccagcctcaCCCTCCACGGGAACCTGGCTGCCC
Protein-coding sequences here:
- the NAT14 gene encoding N-acetyltransferase 14 isoform X1; the encoded protein is MRSVSAGPVHACSLRGRGSLGAAMAPSHLSVREMREDEKPLVLEMLKAGVKDTENRVALHALTRPPALLLLAAASSGLRFVLASFALALLLPVFLAVAAMKLGLRARWGSLPPPSGLGGPWVAVRSSGDVCGVLALAPGSSAGDGARVTRLSVSRWHRRRGVGRRLLAFAESRARAWAGGMGETRARLVVPVAVAAWGVAGMLEGCGYQAEGSWGCMGYTLVREFSKDL
- the NAT14 gene encoding N-acetyltransferase 14 isoform X2, translated to MAPSHLSVREMREDEKPLVLEMLKAGVKDTENRVALHALTRPPALLLLAAASSGLRFVLASFALALLLPVFLAVAAMKLGLRARWGSLPPPSGLGGPWVAVRSSGDVCGVLALAPGSSAGDGARVTRLSVSRWHRRRGVGRRLLAFAESRARAWAGGMGETRARLVVPVAVAAWGVAGMLEGCGYQAEGSWGCMGYTLVREFSKDL